In Myxococcus stipitatus, the following are encoded in one genomic region:
- a CDS encoding MFS transporter, whose protein sequence is MTTAVAQPSRLRPWFGLFTVLSLVLLVAMDGSVLYLAMPRITSALSPSADQTLWILDIYGFVVGSLLVTFGNIGDRYGRLRLIMVGASIFGLGSLGAAFAPSPAVLIACRALMGLGGATLLPSGLAIISALFPDARERAQAISIFAATFAAGFAIGPMLGGMLLQSFDWGVVFLINVPVVLAFLLAAPVFLKDVRSTSHGRIDVMSLLLSFVGILLFTWSVKTGAVHGLGGDQLAVGGVGVAALAGFVMRQTRLEHPLLDLGLFRDPVFAIAILTGLLSLVVWSATGYLMGIYLQSVLGHPVFTAAMLTLPGAVVLTAACVWTSRLVERIGRKAALVATHLLIGGGVLLFLLTGIDAGAAVFIASSVIAGIGYGLSFSLVAEIAVSAVPMERAGAAGAIAETSNELGNALGISLLGSVAAICFRLYGPGVAGTLNETLAHPSLTPHTVLQAKQAFLTGLHVAVGIGGAMMLLVGLLAWLWLPRKLPEQAVAHLEHRLARE, encoded by the coding sequence ATGACAACCGCTGTCGCCCAACCGTCACGTCTACGGCCGTGGTTTGGCCTCTTCACCGTTCTGAGCCTCGTGCTGCTCGTCGCGATGGACGGCTCGGTGCTCTACCTCGCCATGCCGCGCATCACCTCCGCGCTCAGCCCAAGCGCGGACCAGACGCTTTGGATCCTCGACATCTATGGCTTCGTGGTCGGCTCCCTGCTGGTCACCTTCGGCAACATCGGCGACCGGTATGGCCGCCTGCGGCTCATCATGGTGGGGGCGAGCATCTTCGGCCTCGGCTCGTTGGGCGCGGCCTTCGCCCCCTCTCCCGCGGTTCTCATCGCCTGCCGGGCACTGATGGGCCTGGGTGGGGCCACGCTGCTGCCCTCGGGCCTCGCCATAATCAGCGCGCTGTTCCCCGACGCCCGTGAACGCGCGCAGGCCATCAGCATCTTCGCAGCCACCTTCGCCGCGGGGTTCGCCATCGGGCCGATGTTGGGCGGAATGCTGCTCCAGTCCTTCGATTGGGGCGTCGTCTTCCTCATCAATGTCCCCGTCGTGCTCGCCTTCCTGCTGGCGGCGCCCGTCTTCCTCAAGGACGTGCGCTCGACGAGCCATGGCCGCATCGACGTGATGAGCCTGCTGCTGTCCTTCGTGGGCATCCTCCTCTTCACCTGGTCGGTGAAGACAGGGGCCGTTCATGGCCTGGGAGGAGACCAGCTGGCGGTTGGCGGGGTCGGCGTCGCCGCGCTGGCTGGGTTCGTGATGAGACAGACACGGCTCGAGCATCCGCTGCTCGACCTCGGCCTCTTCCGAGACCCGGTGTTCGCCATTGCCATCCTCACCGGGCTGCTGTCGCTCGTCGTCTGGTCCGCCACGGGATACCTCATGGGAATCTATCTGCAGTCGGTGCTCGGCCATCCGGTCTTCACCGCCGCGATGTTGACCCTGCCCGGAGCCGTCGTCCTGACGGCGGCCTGTGTCTGGACCAGCAGGCTCGTGGAGCGCATCGGCCGCAAGGCGGCGCTGGTGGCGACCCATCTGTTGATTGGCGGAGGCGTGCTCCTGTTCCTCCTCACCGGCATCGACGCGGGCGCGGCGGTCTTCATCGCCTCGAGCGTGATTGCTGGCATCGGATACGGGCTCTCGTTCAGCCTGGTCGCCGAAATCGCGGTGTCCGCTGTCCCCATGGAACGGGCCGGCGCGGCCGGGGCCATCGCGGAGACGAGCAATGAGCTGGGCAACGCGCTTGGAATCTCGCTGCTCGGCTCGGTCGCGGCCATCTGCTTCCGGCTCTACGGTCCAGGCGTCGCGGGGACCTTGAATGAAACCCTGGCGCACCCGAGCCTGACACCGCACACCGTGCTGCAAGCCAAACAGGCGTTCCTCACGGGCCTGCATGTCGCGGTGGGCATTGGCGGAGCGATGATGCTCCTCGTCGGACTCCTGGCCTGGCTGTGGTTGCCGCGAAAGCTCCCAGAACAAGCTGTTGCCCATCTGGAGCACCGGCTTGCCAGGGAATGA
- a CDS encoding putative metal-binding motif-containing protein has product MSNRPDCNDSNANISPAQAEVCEAGAFSGQVDNDCDGDKNDVDPELPAGSSGTRLWYGDGDNDGHAGPGFKLRWCVNPTNLVDPATGNVLVQGTYLATEPDDCNDAHSGIIQRLIWYEDRDGDGCGNPLTGREACGSPAGCGFPFVTNNKDTSDSNPADCRP; this is encoded by the coding sequence GTGAGCAACCGCCCGGACTGCAACGACAGCAACGCCAACATCAGCCCCGCGCAGGCGGAGGTGTGTGAAGCGGGCGCCTTCTCCGGCCAGGTGGACAATGACTGCGACGGGGACAAGAACGACGTGGATCCGGAGCTTCCCGCGGGCAGCAGCGGGACTCGGCTCTGGTACGGCGACGGGGACAATGATGGCCACGCGGGGCCCGGCTTCAAGCTGCGCTGGTGCGTCAACCCCACGAACCTGGTGGACCCCGCGACGGGCAATGTCCTGGTGCAGGGGACCTATCTCGCCACCGAACCGGATGACTGCAATGACGCCCACTCCGGCATCATCCAGCGGTTGATCTGGTACGAGGACCGGGATGGTGACGGCTGCGGCAACCCGCTCACCGGCCGCGAGGCGTGTGGCTCGCCCGCGGGCTGTGGGTTCCCCTTCGTCACCAACAACAAGGACACCAGCGACAGCAACCCGGCGGACTGCCGGCCCTGA
- a CDS encoding LysR family transcriptional regulator encodes MDSHSLRRVELRHLRYFVAVAEAGSMMAGARAIGIAQPALSRQIRELEEVLGTPLLVRRSTGISLTAAGASFLRDATRLLTELESSRERALRSAAGQLGELRLGVLPNYFPLPVVSSVLKTFRKTCPDVMLSVTPMLSAGQAAAITRGELDGGIMAWRQDEAPHLSGVRLLRDRFVLAMLATPGQRFRAPRRLAELAGAPFIWFDPQRSAAHHRFLREQCQRAGFTPHIGQVGSDIPTLIGLVAAGMGYAFVPESTAPTCPRTVRLVALDELAGRFDVEFVYDGQKDSPVVQQFLTALRTTAQGLGQK; translated from the coding sequence ATGGACAGTCACAGCCTGCGGCGGGTCGAGTTGCGTCACCTGCGCTACTTCGTGGCGGTCGCGGAAGCCGGCAGCATGATGGCCGGGGCCCGCGCCATCGGGATTGCACAGCCCGCGCTCTCCCGGCAGATCCGCGAGCTCGAGGAGGTGCTCGGCACCCCGCTCCTGGTCCGCCGTTCGACTGGAATCTCCCTCACGGCGGCCGGCGCGAGCTTTCTGCGGGACGCGACGCGCCTGCTCACGGAGCTGGAGAGCAGCCGTGAGCGTGCGCTGCGCAGCGCGGCCGGGCAGTTGGGCGAGCTGCGTCTCGGCGTGCTGCCGAACTACTTCCCGCTGCCGGTGGTGTCGAGCGTCCTCAAGACCTTCCGGAAGACGTGCCCCGACGTCATGTTGTCGGTGACGCCCATGCTGTCGGCCGGGCAGGCGGCGGCCATCACTCGCGGCGAGCTCGATGGCGGCATCATGGCGTGGCGGCAGGACGAGGCGCCGCATCTGTCGGGCGTCCGGCTGCTTCGCGACCGGTTCGTGCTCGCGATGCTGGCCACGCCAGGACAGCGCTTTCGCGCCCCCCGCCGCCTGGCCGAACTCGCGGGCGCGCCGTTCATCTGGTTCGACCCGCAGCGGTCCGCGGCGCATCACCGGTTCCTGCGCGAGCAGTGCCAGCGGGCCGGTTTCACGCCACACATCGGCCAGGTCGGCAGCGACATCCCGACGCTCATCGGCCTCGTCGCGGCCGGGATGGGCTATGCGTTCGTCCCGGAGAGCACCGCCCCTACGTGCCCCCGCACCGTGCGCCTGGTTGCGCTCGACGAACTCGCGGGCCGCTTCGACGTCGAGTTTGTCTACGACGGGCAAAAGGACTCACCCGTCGTCCAGCAATTCCTCACGGCGCTGCGTACCACGGCCCAAGGCCTGGGACAAAAATGA
- a CDS encoding S41 family peptidase has translation MQRRHLSWVVVLLWVISSLPSRVQAQEVPEARQAERRIHLVKLWGTVRFRHPQALSKPAEWDAAFLSALPKVEAAKDAPSYAAAVQGMLAALGDPATLVEPETPPASSIPPPTLRALKSWEKDVLVLDLRALLSPKEEGAWASLEPSLDADAAKARAVVIDLRMRGLTRYGLSWVLPALLPHFIDGELSVPGVREVAHLGMKPQDGSQGLQAAQFNVSASTLVTGTPGKKPGLLVFLVDSDSALDLSVLALQERGKALVVAEGPLDDSCVNLQIPLPLGEGYHAMMSVNEPVLPLAADLVRPVRARMDGPDEGMRQALALAARPLKKGGRPAMVPRPAATWRPEPAYADALYPSREMRLLAAAKLWTVVDLFFAYPDLMDQPWETRLPQLLEKMEKARNATEYALGLAEAGTWLRDGHAFVRGHPELKRFFGINAPFWATDIDGKAVVLEIFLPESVPGLAVGDIIEKVNGEPIDARARVFAPYASASTADLHRHITLRRAVAGPEGSQTLLTVRDAKGLKEVKHTHQQGLVYPPSSRKEAYQVLEGNIGLVDMALLEAWQVPALFEKLKDTKGIVFDLRNYPRGTLWALAPYLDVKGSRPFALAEIPVVGGQFSSWMKYTSQPSSKAPFKYQGRTVTLIDSRTMSHAEHTGLMLEATSDTLFVGSPTAGANGDVTHAVLPGGILISFSGVNIRHGDGRQLQRKGLEPHVKLRPTIAGLRAGRDELLEHALRVLREDPSPRTSTRRD, from the coding sequence ATGCAGAGAAGACACCTTTCCTGGGTCGTCGTGCTGCTGTGGGTCATCTCGAGTCTGCCTTCACGCGTCCAGGCGCAAGAGGTCCCTGAAGCACGACAGGCCGAGCGTCGAATCCACCTGGTGAAGCTCTGGGGCACCGTTCGCTTCCGTCACCCCCAAGCCCTCTCGAAGCCCGCGGAATGGGATGCGGCGTTTCTCTCGGCGCTGCCCAAGGTCGAAGCGGCGAAGGATGCGCCGTCCTATGCCGCCGCGGTCCAGGGCATGCTCGCGGCGCTTGGAGACCCGGCCACGCTGGTGGAGCCAGAGACGCCTCCCGCCTCGTCGATACCTCCTCCCACGCTGCGCGCGCTCAAGAGCTGGGAGAAGGATGTCCTCGTGCTCGACCTGCGCGCGCTCCTGAGTCCCAAGGAAGAGGGGGCTTGGGCGTCGCTTGAGCCATCACTCGACGCGGATGCGGCGAAGGCTCGTGCGGTGGTGATTGACCTGCGCATGCGGGGGCTCACGCGCTACGGCCTCTCGTGGGTGTTGCCCGCGCTGTTGCCACACTTCATCGACGGCGAGCTGAGCGTGCCCGGCGTGCGCGAGGTGGCGCATCTGGGCATGAAGCCACAGGACGGCTCCCAGGGGCTCCAGGCGGCCCAATTCAACGTCTCCGCGAGCACCCTCGTCACGGGCACCCCGGGCAAGAAGCCAGGCCTGCTCGTCTTCCTCGTCGACTCGGACTCCGCGCTCGACCTGTCCGTGCTCGCGTTGCAGGAGCGAGGCAAGGCGCTCGTCGTCGCCGAAGGCCCGCTCGACGACTCCTGCGTCAACCTCCAGATTCCGCTCCCCCTGGGCGAGGGCTATCACGCCATGATGAGCGTCAACGAGCCGGTGCTGCCGCTCGCCGCGGACCTGGTTCGCCCCGTGCGCGCCCGCATGGATGGGCCCGATGAGGGGATGCGACAGGCCCTCGCGCTGGCGGCACGTCCTCTCAAGAAGGGAGGCCGCCCCGCCATGGTCCCTCGGCCGGCCGCCACCTGGCGTCCCGAGCCGGCCTACGCCGATGCGCTCTACCCGTCCCGCGAGATGCGCTTGCTGGCCGCGGCCAAGCTGTGGACCGTGGTCGACTTGTTCTTCGCCTATCCCGACTTGATGGACCAGCCGTGGGAGACTCGCCTGCCGCAGCTCCTCGAGAAGATGGAGAAGGCTCGGAACGCCACCGAATATGCGCTCGGCCTGGCCGAGGCGGGCACCTGGCTGCGAGATGGACATGCCTTCGTGCGCGGGCACCCCGAGCTCAAGCGCTTCTTCGGCATCAACGCCCCGTTCTGGGCGACGGACATCGACGGCAAGGCCGTGGTGCTGGAGATATTCCTCCCGGAGAGCGTGCCTGGGCTCGCGGTGGGCGACATCATCGAGAAGGTCAATGGGGAGCCCATCGACGCGAGGGCGCGTGTGTTCGCCCCTTATGCGTCGGCCTCGACGGCGGACCTCCATCGGCACATCACCCTGCGGCGCGCGGTCGCGGGCCCCGAGGGTTCCCAGACTCTGCTCACCGTCCGTGATGCGAAGGGGCTCAAGGAGGTGAAGCACACGCACCAGCAAGGGCTGGTGTATCCCCCCTCATCACGCAAGGAGGCCTACCAGGTGCTGGAGGGGAACATCGGCCTCGTCGACATGGCCCTGTTGGAGGCATGGCAGGTGCCCGCCCTCTTCGAGAAGCTCAAGGACACGAAAGGCATCGTGTTCGACCTGCGCAACTACCCACGTGGAACCCTGTGGGCGCTCGCGCCCTATCTCGACGTGAAGGGCTCTCGCCCCTTCGCCCTCGCGGAGATACCAGTCGTGGGCGGGCAGTTCTCCAGTTGGATGAAGTACACGAGCCAGCCTTCATCGAAAGCTCCCTTCAAGTATCAGGGGCGTACGGTCACCCTGATTGACTCGCGCACCATGAGTCATGCCGAGCACACGGGCCTGATGTTGGAGGCCACGTCGGATACGCTCTTCGTGGGAAGTCCCACCGCGGGCGCCAACGGCGACGTCACCCATGCGGTGTTGCCCGGGGGGATTCTCATCTCCTTCTCCGGAGTGAACATCCGCCATGGCGATGGCCGGCAGCTCCAGCGCAAGGGATTGGAGCCTCACGTGAAGCTGCGGCCTACGATTGCGGGCCTCCGGGCCGGCCGCGACGAGCTGTTGGAGCACGCCCTCCGAGTGCTCCGCGAGGACCCGTCTCCACGGACCTCCACCCGGCGGGACTGA
- a CDS encoding helix-turn-helix domain-containing protein: MSTQPPSPRRLRLTREERLQQLLDVSWRIIRDEGTDALTLGRLAEQAEVTKPVVYDHFGTRNGLLVALYEEFDRRQTAIMDAALAARGPTLAKMAGVIASAYVDCVLTQGREIPDVLAALAGSPELEATKRAYQAAFMEKCRVALAPLSKGGAPGTASLWAMLGAAEALSKAAAMGDVTAADAKEELARTIVAIFSRKAQ, encoded by the coding sequence ATGTCAACCCAACCGCCATCGCCGCGCCGGCTCCGCCTCACCCGGGAAGAACGGCTTCAGCAGCTTCTGGATGTGTCGTGGCGAATCATCCGCGACGAAGGCACGGACGCATTGACGCTCGGGCGGCTCGCGGAGCAGGCGGAGGTGACGAAGCCGGTGGTGTATGATCACTTCGGAACGCGCAACGGCCTGCTGGTCGCGCTCTACGAAGAGTTTGATCGACGGCAGACGGCCATCATGGATGCGGCGCTCGCCGCGCGCGGACCGACGCTGGCGAAGATGGCGGGGGTGATTGCCTCGGCCTATGTGGACTGCGTGCTCACCCAGGGGCGGGAGATTCCCGACGTGCTGGCGGCCTTGGCGGGCTCCCCGGAGTTGGAGGCGACCAAGCGCGCCTATCAGGCCGCGTTCATGGAGAAGTGCCGTGTCGCGCTCGCGCCCCTCTCGAAGGGGGGCGCGCCTGGCACGGCCAGCCTCTGGGCCATGCTGGGCGCCGCTGAAGCGCTGTCGAAGGCCGCCGCGATGGGAGACGTCACCGCGGCGGATGCCAAGGAGGAGCTCGCCCGCACGATTGTGGCGATCTTCAGCCGCAAGGCGCAGTGA
- a CDS encoding FG-GAP repeat protein produces the protein MKRRLALLLSGLALAACSEPEPSENEQSASLAQPLPGDPICKWLPATATQLPTAPARRFTGLASSRTGASLAAGDLNGDGIPELVIGAPGISTTTTLKGYAHVVPLVPPATPPQTNLLDIRFYSTRLPGRRGTLRGHPSGGDRQQLRRVEGG, from the coding sequence GTGAAACGACGATTGGCATTGCTCCTGTCGGGGCTCGCCCTGGCTGCGTGTTCCGAACCCGAACCCAGCGAGAACGAGCAGTCCGCATCCCTTGCGCAACCCTTGCCTGGAGACCCCATCTGCAAGTGGTTGCCCGCCACCGCGACCCAGCTCCCCACCGCACCCGCGAGGCGCTTCACGGGCCTCGCGAGCTCCCGCACGGGAGCGTCTCTCGCCGCGGGCGACTTGAATGGAGATGGCATTCCCGAGCTCGTCATTGGAGCGCCGGGCATCTCCACCACGACGACGCTCAAGGGTTATGCCCACGTCGTTCCCCTCGTTCCGCCCGCGACGCCGCCCCAGACCAACCTCTTGGACATCCGCTTCTACTCGACGCGTCTACCCGGGCGCCGCGGAACTCTGCGAGGCCACCCCAGCGGCGGAGATCGACAACAACTGCGACGGGTTGAAGGGGGATGA
- a CDS encoding pyridoxal-phosphate dependent enzyme gives MPLHIQTPYIRSRAASRRLGKDVLFKLDALQPSGSFKLRGVGAVCEARHKAGARRFVSSSGGNAGIAVAYSGRELGVPVLVVVPESTSARARDLIRSEGAELLVHGASWAEANTFAQSVMGPHDAFVHPFDDPMLWRGHATMVDEMAATGPKPDAVVLAVGGGGLLCGVLEGMACNGWSDVPVVAAETEGADCYVRSLKQGRPVELAAITSIATSLGAKRPCDAAVEWATRHSVENVVVSDAAAVAASLRLLDEHRMLVEPACGAALAALDTASPVLAAASCIAVIVCGGVTATVEYLQTLSRRER, from the coding sequence ATGCCACTCCATATCCAGACGCCGTACATTCGTTCGCGAGCCGCGTCCCGCAGGCTCGGCAAAGACGTCCTCTTCAAGCTCGATGCTTTGCAGCCGTCGGGCTCGTTCAAGCTCCGCGGAGTCGGTGCCGTCTGCGAGGCACGGCACAAGGCGGGAGCCCGCCGTTTCGTGTCATCGTCGGGTGGAAACGCGGGCATCGCGGTCGCCTATTCGGGCCGCGAGCTCGGTGTTCCCGTGCTCGTCGTTGTTCCGGAGAGCACGTCCGCGCGTGCGCGTGACCTGATTCGCTCCGAAGGCGCGGAGTTGCTCGTCCACGGCGCGTCCTGGGCGGAGGCGAACACGTTCGCGCAATCCGTGATGGGCCCGCACGACGCGTTCGTGCATCCGTTCGACGACCCGATGTTGTGGCGGGGCCACGCAACCATGGTCGACGAGATGGCCGCGACAGGACCGAAGCCGGACGCGGTCGTGCTGGCGGTCGGCGGGGGCGGGTTGTTGTGCGGCGTGCTCGAAGGGATGGCGTGCAATGGGTGGAGTGATGTGCCCGTCGTGGCGGCCGAGACCGAAGGCGCGGATTGTTATGTGCGTTCGCTCAAGCAGGGCCGGCCCGTCGAACTGGCCGCGATTACGAGCATCGCCACATCTCTTGGCGCGAAGCGGCCTTGCGATGCGGCGGTGGAGTGGGCGACGCGCCATTCGGTCGAGAATGTCGTCGTGTCCGATGCCGCGGCGGTGGCGGCCTCTCTTCGGCTCCTCGATGAGCACCGGATGCTGGTGGAGCCCGCGTGCGGAGCCGCGCTGGCCGCGCTCGATACGGCATCACCCGTGCTGGCCGCCGCGTCATGCATCGCGGTGATTGTCTGCGGGGGAGTCACCGCGACCGTTGAATACCTCCAGACCTTGAGTCGCCGGGAGCGCTGA
- a CDS encoding O-antigen ligase family protein, translating to MAVIPPLTAWMLGPAGFLEAERFFWPKALIVAAAVCVLAARRLFSSRADSPQWVLVGAGTLALWGHLGVGLWSGALSREPWGAVAERLLPLACAGVWYAAMVPHCHKPRVQRRLRIAVWVAASGVAAVALCEAMGLRLPWALVRRPVSTLGGRNQVAAYVGFVLPLVMASLLRRPGPLAWGTTTLLTLVVLLTRARSVWLGLLLTGVVAFSWGWERVLRRGWSPRVPGLLATASALGTAVLLALGLPWHGLNWNESNPLTSSLQRLVEHDQGTGRGRLEQLGVGLAIARDAPLLGDGPGGWNDASARRAHVVSGRHAEAWGDDAAPRSEFVRALVETGLLGTTALLITVGFFVQARWKNWRRFALPPAAACALLVFVVHALLDLPLTRPDTALLVATIAALAGPRRASIRLPSAVARGSALLALIGIGGTACLGAGYYFTAVTRPVSDTWAMARAVRWIPRLEVAERLALQLARDEGCFAARTALADARGRAPHHTGLLCLAAACARDAGEPGLEKAAYESALRVEPHLRTPLTPAGTVGLCAPRVKPSRPATASPLP from the coding sequence GTGGCGGTGATTCCGCCGCTGACGGCCTGGATGCTCGGCCCCGCGGGGTTTCTCGAAGCGGAGCGCTTCTTCTGGCCGAAGGCACTTATCGTGGCCGCCGCGGTCTGTGTCCTGGCGGCCCGGAGGCTGTTCTCTTCAAGAGCAGACAGTCCTCAGTGGGTGCTCGTGGGCGCGGGGACACTCGCCCTGTGGGGACACCTTGGGGTCGGGCTGTGGTCTGGTGCGCTCTCCCGAGAGCCTTGGGGAGCGGTGGCGGAACGACTGCTCCCCTTGGCCTGTGCGGGCGTGTGGTACGCGGCGATGGTCCCCCACTGTCACAAGCCACGCGTCCAGCGGCGTCTGCGCATCGCGGTGTGGGTCGCCGCCAGCGGAGTCGCCGCCGTGGCGCTGTGCGAGGCGATGGGGCTGCGACTGCCCTGGGCGCTCGTTCGCCGACCCGTCTCGACGCTCGGAGGCCGCAATCAGGTCGCGGCCTATGTGGGCTTCGTGTTGCCGCTCGTGATGGCGTCACTGCTCCGACGGCCCGGTCCCCTCGCGTGGGGGACCACCACGCTCCTGACGCTCGTCGTGCTGCTCACGCGGGCGCGAAGCGTCTGGCTCGGCCTGCTGCTCACGGGCGTCGTCGCCTTCTCCTGGGGATGGGAGCGGGTCCTGCGTCGAGGGTGGAGTCCTCGGGTGCCTGGGCTCCTCGCGACAGCGTCCGCGCTGGGAACAGCGGTGTTGCTCGCACTCGGCCTTCCGTGGCACGGGTTGAATTGGAACGAGTCGAATCCACTCACCTCCTCGCTCCAACGTCTCGTTGAACATGACCAGGGCACCGGCCGTGGCCGGCTCGAGCAACTCGGTGTGGGTCTGGCCATCGCGCGTGACGCCCCCCTGCTCGGCGATGGACCGGGAGGCTGGAATGACGCCTCCGCGCGACGGGCGCATGTCGTCTCCGGTCGCCACGCGGAGGCCTGGGGAGATGACGCCGCGCCTCGCTCGGAGTTCGTGCGGGCGCTCGTCGAGACGGGCCTGCTGGGGACCACGGCGCTGCTCATCACGGTGGGCTTTTTCGTCCAAGCTCGCTGGAAGAACTGGAGGCGCTTCGCACTGCCTCCCGCGGCGGCGTGTGCGTTGCTGGTCTTCGTCGTTCACGCGCTGCTGGACCTTCCGCTGACACGGCCGGACACGGCCCTGCTCGTCGCGACCATCGCGGCGCTTGCCGGGCCACGCCGCGCGAGCATCCGCCTCCCCAGCGCCGTCGCGAGGGGCAGCGCCCTGCTCGCGCTCATCGGCATCGGCGGCACGGCTTGTCTCGGAGCGGGTTACTACTTCACCGCGGTGACTCGTCCGGTCAGCGACACCTGGGCGATGGCGCGGGCCGTGCGTTGGATTCCTCGGCTCGAAGTCGCAGAGCGACTCGCCCTGCAACTCGCCCGCGACGAGGGCTGCTTCGCGGCGCGAACGGCTCTGGCCGACGCACGGGGCCGAGCGCCCCACCATACCGGACTGCTCTGCCTGGCCGCGGCCTGCGCTCGTGATGCGGGTGAGCCAGGGCTCGAGAAGGCCGCATATGAATCAGCCCTTCGGGTCGAGCCGCATCTCCGGACACCGCTCACACCGGCAGGAACCGTCGGGCTCTGCGCGCCACGTGTGAAGCCCTCGCGGCCGGCCACGGCGTCCCCTCTTCCCTGA
- a CDS encoding LysR family transcriptional regulator: protein MDLEELRAFVGVAETGSFLAAADSLAVSRTTLRRRVEALEARAGVPLLKSTRTGVVLTEAGEVLARRGRLMMQETRALVASLREVGQAPAGLLRVVLPVGLPPHLLSPLFGLLRGTYPLLRVHACFSDNPLTEPLDNVDLAVHFGKDLPRGPWMSQVVLRVRERLWASEDYLRRRGHPDSVAALRGHELFSWQGPGGDASLWPQLRGPAFQVEPALISTDIHLIRVCCLAGQGIGLIPSVDLADPGEAEGTLVPVLTDIVGRELPLRLSVPEALSEVPKIRQVLEHIQQAIAPL, encoded by the coding sequence ATGGACCTGGAAGAGTTGCGTGCCTTTGTCGGCGTCGCGGAGACGGGCTCGTTCCTCGCCGCGGCGGACAGCCTGGCGGTGTCGAGGACGACGCTGCGGCGCCGCGTCGAGGCGTTGGAGGCTCGCGCGGGCGTGCCCCTGCTCAAGAGCACTCGCACCGGCGTCGTGTTGACGGAGGCCGGCGAGGTGCTCGCTCGCCGCGGCCGGTTGATGATGCAGGAGACTCGCGCCCTGGTGGCGTCCCTGCGCGAGGTCGGCCAGGCCCCCGCGGGGCTGCTGCGCGTCGTGTTGCCGGTGGGCCTGCCACCCCACCTGCTGTCTCCCCTGTTCGGCTTGCTGCGCGGCACCTATCCGCTCCTGCGCGTCCACGCGTGCTTCAGCGACAATCCGCTGACGGAGCCGCTCGACAACGTGGACCTCGCGGTGCACTTCGGGAAGGACCTGCCCCGTGGCCCCTGGATGTCCCAAGTAGTCCTGCGCGTTCGCGAGCGCCTCTGGGCCAGCGAGGACTACCTGCGCCGGCGCGGCCATCCGGACTCCGTGGCGGCCCTGCGTGGCCACGAGCTGTTCTCCTGGCAGGGCCCTGGGGGTGACGCCTCCCTGTGGCCCCAGCTTCGAGGCCCCGCCTTCCAGGTCGAGCCCGCCCTCATCTCCACGGACATCCACCTCATCCGGGTGTGCTGTCTCGCGGGGCAAGGCATCGGGTTGATTCCGAGCGTGGACCTCGCGGACCCGGGCGAGGCCGAGGGGACGCTGGTCCCCGTGCTCACGGACATCGTGGGGCGTGAGCTGCCCCTGCGCTTGAGTGTCCCCGAGGCACTCAGTGAGGTTCCAAAGATTCGTCAGGTGCTCGAACACATCCAGCAGGCCATCGCGCCGCTGTGA
- a CDS encoding CHRD domain-containing protein, with protein MATFGHPPRHAPTLRKEGHPFEPESAMRIPMPLTLVFALGALSSHAKDPALGATTFTAYEAFLSPAQEPGEESETPKLLQKSLGATAPSTPREQRKSRGHGVLRFSKDLTRAVVEVEMTGVNPDDILMFHIHCGPPGVLGPVVVDFGEVGNLSKTLANGRWTVELTNANVTFVKDMKGMKSGLPESCPAELGFLAQTRTLAGLESLARKGVLYFNLHTKAHTYYGEMRGQLYAAHP; from the coding sequence ATGGCCACCTTTGGCCATCCCCCGCGCCACGCCCCCACGCTACGCAAGGAGGGCCATCCCTTCGAGCCGGAGTCCGCCATGCGTATCCCCATGCCCCTGACACTCGTCTTCGCCCTCGGCGCACTGTCCTCCCATGCCAAGGACCCCGCGCTCGGCGCGACGACCTTCACCGCCTATGAAGCCTTCCTCAGCCCCGCACAGGAGCCCGGCGAGGAGTCCGAAACGCCCAAGCTCCTCCAGAAGAGCCTGGGGGCCACCGCGCCCTCCACGCCGAGGGAGCAGCGCAAGTCCCGAGGCCACGGCGTGCTGCGCTTCTCCAAGGACCTGACCCGCGCCGTCGTCGAGGTCGAGATGACAGGCGTCAACCCCGACGACATCCTCATGTTCCACATCCACTGCGGTCCGCCAGGCGTCCTGGGCCCCGTGGTGGTGGACTTCGGCGAGGTGGGCAACCTGTCGAAGACGCTCGCCAACGGACGCTGGACCGTGGAGTTGACCAACGCGAACGTCACCTTCGTCAAGGACATGAAGGGCATGAAGTCCGGGCTCCCGGAGAGCTGTCCGGCGGAGCTGGGCTTCCTCGCCCAGACGCGAACCCTCGCGGGCCTGGAATCACTCGCACGCAAGGGCGTGCTCTACTTCAACCTGCACACCAAGGCGCATACCTACTACGGAGAGATGCGCGGGCAGCTCTACGCCGCCCACCCCTGA